A window of the Lactuca sativa cultivar Salinas chromosome 5, Lsat_Salinas_v11, whole genome shotgun sequence genome harbors these coding sequences:
- the LOC111881821 gene encoding uncharacterized protein LOC111881821, whose protein sequence is MNAVNNKQGGVFFLYGYGGTGITFFWKTLSTAIRSKGEIVINVASSGIATPLLSVGRTTHSRFIIPINLTKDSFCSISPASDLAALLNKARLIIWDEALMMHRHCFEAFDRTLRDIIRSSDRNNAFGGKTIVFGGDFRQILPVIQRGNCSDIMQASLHSSRLWSGCIVLRLMVNMRLQVGCPTNDLDETKAFFEWILKIGEGNIGGPNDGEAEVEFPEDVIICSTSDHIQSIVSTIYPYFQNHLDDQSYFQDKDILVPKNEEVDAINDYMLELMKDEGKTYLSSDSLCETESADCFEESVYSSDVLNAFKASRILNHKLTLKTGSGS, encoded by the coding sequence ATGAATGCGGTTAACAACAAACAAGGTGGTGTCTTTTTCCTTTATGGTTACGGAGGAACCGGAATAACATTTTTTTGGAAGACCTTGTCAACTGCTATTAGATCCAAAGGTGAAATTGTTATCAATGTTGCTTCAAGTGGAATTGCAACACCCTTGCTTTCTGTCGGTAGGACAACGCATTCAAGATTTATTATCCCAATTAACTTGACCAAGGATTCATTTTGTTCTATCTCGCCAGCCAGCGATCTTGCTGCACTACTAAACAAAGCGAGACTTATCATTTGGGATGAAGCTTTGATGATGCACCGTCATTGTTTTGAAGCATTTGATAGGACACTTAGAGACATTATCCGTTCATCTGACAGGAATAATGCATTTGGTGGCAAGACCATTGTATTTGGAGGTGACTTTAGACAAATTCTTCCAGTAATACAAAGAGGGAATTGTTCGGATATTATGCAGGCATCGTTGCATTCATCAAGATTATGGAGTGGATGTATAGTTTTACGTTTAATGGTAAACATGAGGCTTCAGGTTGGTTGTCCAACTAATGATTTGGATGAGACAAAAGCATTTTTTGAATGGATTCTTAAAATTGGTGAAGGTAATATTGGTGGTCCTAATGATGGTGAAGCAGAAGTTGAATTTCCAGAAGATGTTATCATTTGCTCTACAAGTGACCATATTCAATCAATTGTATCGACCATTTATCCATATTTTCAAAACCATCTTGATGATCAATCATATTTTCAAGATAAGGATATTTTGGTCCCTAAAAATGAAGAAGTCGATGCTATCAATGACTACATGTTAGAATTGATGAAAGATGAAGGGAAAACTTATCTGAGTTCAGATTCTTTATGTGAGACAGAGTCAGCAGATTGTTTTGAGGAATCAGTTTACTCTTCAGATGTACTGAATGCTTTTAAGGCATCTAGAATTCTCAACCATAAACTTACACTAAAAACAGGTTCTGGTTCGTAA